From Eleftheria terrae, the proteins below share one genomic window:
- a CDS encoding DMT family transporter — MHWLYLTLAIVFEVAGTTCMKLSDGFSKLWPSIFIFVFYALCAGFITLALRHLEIAVAYAIWAGLGTALIAVVGILYFREPVSTAKVVSLLLIVAGIGGLNLSGVSR, encoded by the coding sequence ATGCATTGGCTCTACTTGACGCTGGCCATCGTCTTCGAGGTGGCCGGCACCACCTGCATGAAGCTGTCGGACGGCTTCAGCAAGCTGTGGCCCAGCATCTTCATCTTCGTGTTCTATGCCCTGTGCGCCGGTTTCATCACGCTGGCGCTGCGCCATCTGGAGATCGCGGTGGCCTACGCGATCTGGGCCGGCCTGGGCACTGCCTTGATCGCGGTCGTGGGCATCCTGTACTTCAGGGAACCGGTCTCGACCGCCAAGGTGGTGTCGCTGCTGCTGATCGTGGCTGGCATCGGTGGGCTCAACCTGAGCGGGGTCAGCCGCTGA
- a CDS encoding flavin monoamine oxidase family protein — MTPDVDVAVLGAGIAGLVAARILDDTGLRVRLLEARTRVGGRIHTDHDFASVPIERGAEFVHGDAVATWRYLDRLGLATRRSLRTRHLRLVQGEQLHHPLWLLTRPAFFQLLLALPELMLGRRRDESVAAFLRRHRIRDPAGWQLADTLANSACASAEDLSLADVLRMYSSQQSSGGDFRIEQGYQALPAHLARGLDVHYGMPVTHVRWNDQGVDIEAGQRLRARAALITLPLGVLQGGQVLFEPPLPAAKQAALAALRMHPAIKVLCRYHEPVGPRDVRVLAGDDVLPLIWRAPSPAPVWTAFLTGPRARHAPDGEQVAHRVSRLLGGDALDALRDVEVVDWGRDPWARGGYSAVPPGEAHARVVLARTVGPLLFAGEATAADGEAGTVSGAITSGERAATQLLATFAALRS; from the coding sequence ATGACGCCTGACGTCGACGTCGCGGTGCTGGGGGCCGGCATCGCCGGCCTGGTGGCGGCGCGCATCCTGGACGACACCGGGTTGCGCGTGCGCCTGCTGGAGGCCCGCACCCGTGTCGGAGGGCGCATCCACACCGACCACGACTTCGCCTCCGTCCCCATCGAGCGCGGCGCCGAGTTCGTGCACGGCGACGCGGTGGCCACTTGGCGCTACCTCGACCGCCTCGGCCTCGCCACCCGGCGCAGCCTGCGCACGCGCCACCTGCGGCTGGTGCAGGGCGAGCAGTTGCACCACCCGCTGTGGCTCTTGACGCGCCCGGCGTTCTTCCAACTGCTGCTGGCCCTGCCCGAGCTGATGCTCGGCCGCCGGCGCGACGAGAGTGTGGCCGCCTTCCTGCGCCGCCACCGCATTCGCGACCCGGCCGGCTGGCAGCTGGCCGACACGCTGGCCAACTCGGCCTGTGCTTCCGCCGAAGACCTGAGCCTGGCGGATGTGCTGCGCATGTATTCGTCGCAGCAGTCCAGCGGGGGCGACTTCCGCATCGAGCAGGGCTACCAGGCCCTGCCGGCCCACCTGGCGCGTGGACTGGACGTGCATTACGGCATGCCGGTGACACACGTGCGCTGGAACGACCAGGGCGTGGACATCGAGGCCGGCCAGCGCCTGCGGGCGCGGGCCGCCCTCATCACCCTGCCACTTGGCGTGCTGCAGGGCGGCCAGGTGCTGTTCGAGCCCCCCCTGCCAGCGGCCAAGCAGGCGGCCCTGGCGGCACTGCGCATGCATCCGGCCATCAAGGTGCTGTGCCGCTACCACGAGCCGGTCGGCCCGCGCGATGTGCGGGTGCTGGCCGGCGACGACGTCTTGCCGTTGATCTGGCGGGCGCCTTCTCCCGCGCCGGTGTGGACGGCTTTTCTCACCGGCCCGCGGGCCCGCCATGCGCCGGACGGCGAGCAGGTCGCGCACCGGGTCAGCCGGCTGCTCGGCGGCGACGCGCTGGACGCCCTGCGCGACGTGGAGGTGGTGGACTGGGGCCGCGACCCCTGGGCCCGGGGCGGCTATTCCGCCGTGCCACCCGGCGAAGCACACGCCCGCGTGGTGCTGGCCCGCACAGTGGGGCCGTTGCTGTTCGCCGGCGAGGCGACCGCGGCCGACGGTGAAGCCGGCACGGTCAGCGGCGCCATCACTTCGGGTGAACGGGCTGCCACGCAACTGCTGGCCACCTTTGCGGCCTTGCGCTCCTGA
- a CDS encoding serine/threonine protein kinase: MQTLDDTTAEHLPALGRWRLLRALARGSVSTWWQAHDTLSQRDVQLQVGHRLPLPGLGEQVWRAAAAPVLALRHPNLVQAVEAGVAAGRPVLVVEPVQGVALSQWLAEHDAMPSRQAVLTVIGMLDGLAHAHAAGVVHGCLEPACVVLDIAGRPRLTGFAVLPVPPEVSALPSASGLYLAPEMVTGGGADVRSDLFCAGLVLFELLTGRPAVQDQNPQRAAARLQEEDLALPRGVPGIEHGEAQLRAIVARCLARDPAERYETAAALRDALQDWLTPALLEGIGDSRAARTLNRLVQQIAQQADLPVQTEVVRRVRRLASAEKVNLDEISQAVLDDVSLTQKLLRMTNAAYYSSVGGGSITTVSRAVALMGFMAIRDLAGTLPTLEDMRDAAAAETLREEYARSRLAGHFAARLCPTQAEEEESFITAMMQNLGRTLVHYYLPEEATQIRQLALSQGGSEDAAVWSVLGASFEDLGISIARTWGLPESLVRDMRRPGRDGVPRRPEKRNDWFRLLGGLGNELADVQTRADRRDHAVRNTVIIERYGKALGLASQQIWAAIDAQQPPAAPREAAVARVQPAASRDASHPLARAAARLRLASLQSTDRAPLLKIAAEAVFDTFQCQDVALLLREQPGDTLVVRQAFGAREALLRQHFRFRLGQDSDLFSALCLKGADTLIRDAGSPNIAARLPAWFHRHLRAASLMVLPLVGEDGPVGLLYADKSQVDGFKLADRELALLRGLRDELQKALQGQPPQPRVAAG, translated from the coding sequence GTGCAAACGCTGGACGACACCACCGCTGAACACCTGCCCGCCCTCGGGCGCTGGCGTCTGCTGCGAGCCCTGGCCCGCGGCAGCGTCAGCACCTGGTGGCAGGCCCACGACACGCTGTCGCAACGTGATGTGCAGTTGCAGGTGGGGCACCGCCTGCCGCTGCCCGGCCTGGGTGAGCAGGTGTGGCGAGCCGCCGCAGCGCCGGTCCTGGCGCTGCGCCATCCCAACCTGGTGCAGGCGGTGGAAGCCGGCGTCGCGGCTGGCCGGCCGGTGCTGGTGGTCGAGCCGGTGCAGGGCGTCGCCCTGTCGCAGTGGCTCGCCGAGCACGACGCGATGCCGTCGCGCCAAGCCGTGCTGACGGTGATCGGCATGCTGGACGGGCTGGCGCATGCGCATGCCGCGGGCGTGGTGCACGGCTGCCTGGAGCCGGCTTGCGTGGTGCTGGACATTGCCGGGCGGCCGCGGCTCACCGGCTTTGCGGTGCTGCCCGTGCCGCCCGAGGTGAGCGCACTGCCGAGCGCGAGCGGGCTGTACCTCGCACCCGAGATGGTGACTGGCGGCGGGGCCGACGTGCGCAGCGACCTGTTCTGTGCCGGCCTGGTGTTGTTCGAGTTGTTGACTGGCCGGCCCGCCGTGCAGGACCAGAACCCGCAACGCGCCGCCGCCCGCTTGCAGGAGGAAGACCTGGCGTTGCCGCGCGGCGTGCCGGGGATCGAACACGGTGAGGCGCAGCTGCGGGCCATCGTGGCGCGCTGCCTGGCGCGCGATCCGGCGGAGCGCTACGAAACCGCAGCGGCCCTGCGCGATGCCTTGCAGGACTGGCTCACACCGGCCTTGCTCGAGGGCATTGGCGATAGCCGGGCTGCCCGCACGTTGAACCGCCTGGTGCAGCAGATCGCGCAGCAGGCGGACCTGCCGGTGCAGACCGAGGTGGTGCGGCGAGTACGGCGCCTGGCCAGTGCGGAGAAGGTCAACCTCGACGAGATCAGCCAGGCGGTGCTCGACGACGTGTCGCTGACGCAGAAGCTGCTGCGCATGACCAACGCCGCCTACTACAGCTCGGTCGGCGGGGGCAGCATCACCACTGTCTCGCGGGCGGTGGCCCTGATGGGGTTCATGGCGATCCGGGACCTGGCAGGCACCTTGCCGACACTGGAGGACATGCGCGACGCCGCGGCTGCCGAGACCCTGCGCGAGGAATATGCGCGCTCGCGCCTGGCCGGCCATTTCGCCGCCCGCCTGTGCCCAACGCAAGCGGAGGAAGAGGAGTCCTTCATCACCGCGATGATGCAGAACCTCGGCCGGACCCTGGTGCACTACTACCTGCCCGAAGAAGCGACGCAGATCCGCCAACTGGCCCTCAGCCAGGGCGGCAGCGAGGACGCCGCCGTCTGGTCGGTGCTGGGCGCCAGCTTTGAAGACCTGGGCATCAGCATCGCACGCACCTGGGGGCTGCCGGAAAGCCTGGTGCGCGACATGCGCCGCCCCGGGCGCGACGGCGTGCCGCGCCGGCCCGAGAAGCGCAACGACTGGTTCCGCCTGCTGGGCGGCCTGGGCAACGAGCTGGCCGATGTGCAGACGCGAGCCGACCGGCGCGATCACGCGGTGCGCAACACCGTGATCATCGAGCGCTACGGCAAGGCGCTGGGCCTGGCGAGCCAGCAGATCTGGGCCGCCATCGACGCGCAACAGCCGCCCGCTGCGCCTCGCGAGGCCGCTGTGGCACGTGTGCAGCCCGCTGCGTCGCGCGATGCCAGCCATCCCCTGGCACGGGCAGCCGCCCGGCTGCGCCTGGCCAGCCTGCAGTCGACGGACCGTGCGCCGCTGCTGAAGATTGCCGCCGAGGCGGTGTTCGACACCTTCCAGTGCCAGGATGTGGCGCTGTTGCTGCGCGAGCAGCCGGGGGACACCCTGGTGGTGCGGCAGGCTTTTGGCGCCCGGGAGGCGCTGCTGCGCCAGCACTTCCGCTTCCGCCTTGGGCAGGACAGCGACCTCTTCAGCGCCTTGTGCCTGAAGGGGGCCGACACGCTGATCCGTGACGCCGGCTCGCCGAACATTGCGGCGCGCCTGCCGGCCTGGTTCCACCGGCACTTGCGGGCGGCCAGCCTGATGGTGCTGCCACTGGTGGGCGAGGACGGGCCGGTCGGCCTCCTGTATGCCGACAAGTCGCAGGTGGACGGCTTCAAGCTGGCCGACCGGGAGCTGGCGCTCCTGCGCGGCCTGCGCGACGAGTTGCAGAAGGCGCTGCAGGGGCAGCCACCGCAGCCGAGGGTGGCGGCGGGCTAG
- a CDS encoding serine/threonine protein kinase gives MSAAATLSPPTRLLGRYELRHALGQGAQSSVWRAFDPRLDREVALKLHRAQASDAAALTQWLHEARAVSRLSHPHIVPLFEADVHEQHPYLVFELVEGVTLAQRLREQGPMAPAEAVKLLLGVLEGLAHAHQAGVVHRDLKPSNILLDASGRARVMDFGIAASQRHGVADTTLVGTPGYMAPEVTHGRPPTPQVDVYAAGLVLYEMLVGQPAVHERDPYRAIYRNAHEDLSLPVQTPQPVDDALRAIVNRATARDTAVRFGGAAELLAALRSWLAPTADSEPQDSARSGTLDFLLRRMRHKSDFPALSDSIGRIQRIANSEHESLNSLANEVLKDVALTHKLLRLVNSAHFGGAGGGSISTVSRAAALIGFAGIRNLALSLILLEHMQDKAHAAGLKEDFLRGMMAGTLAAELCAGGRDAEEAFIGGLFQNLGRTLTRFYFPEEAEQIRRLVESPEGESMDEERAARAVLGIGLEDLGIGVARSWGLPESLQRCMRKLLPGAPVKRPEHAAEQLRLLACAANEVAEMLLQTPSTGHASKVEQLSQRFAPALGLGARELQEAVQRARNRMAEIVTALQLSPRAGSPAARLLQTGPVATGAAVDADTLSPHQLDTLVQAQAAQPVEAAVRSAADDAAHTLAAGIQDISNTLVENFKLNEVLRMILETMYRAHGFQRVIFCLRDARSGALTGRFGLGVDAERVAGRFRLQVTGAADLFAAVCAKGADTLISDASAANIANRLPAWYRSEVNAPTFLLLPLVLRNAPLGLIYADKANAGAIAISDRELSLLRTLRNQAVMAFKQAV, from the coding sequence ATGTCGGCCGCCGCCACCCTCAGCCCACCCACCCGCCTGCTCGGACGCTATGAACTGCGTCACGCGCTGGGCCAGGGTGCCCAGAGTTCGGTGTGGCGGGCCTTCGATCCGCGGCTCGACCGCGAGGTGGCGCTGAAGCTGCACCGCGCCCAGGCTTCGGATGCGGCAGCCCTGACGCAGTGGTTGCATGAAGCGCGCGCGGTCAGCCGGCTCAGCCATCCACACATCGTGCCGCTGTTCGAGGCGGACGTGCACGAGCAGCATCCCTATCTGGTGTTCGAGTTGGTCGAGGGTGTCACGCTGGCGCAGCGGCTGCGCGAGCAGGGCCCGATGGCGCCGGCGGAGGCCGTCAAGCTCCTCCTGGGGGTGCTTGAAGGGCTCGCACATGCGCACCAGGCCGGCGTGGTGCATCGCGACCTCAAGCCGTCGAACATCCTGCTCGACGCCAGCGGCCGGGCGCGGGTGATGGACTTCGGCATCGCGGCCAGCCAGCGACACGGTGTGGCCGACACGACCCTGGTCGGCACGCCGGGCTATATGGCACCGGAGGTCACGCACGGCCGTCCGCCGACGCCGCAGGTGGACGTCTACGCCGCGGGCCTGGTGTTGTACGAGATGCTGGTGGGACAGCCAGCGGTGCATGAGCGCGACCCCTACCGGGCGATCTACCGCAATGCCCACGAGGACCTGAGCCTGCCGGTGCAGACGCCGCAGCCGGTGGATGACGCGCTGCGCGCCATCGTGAACCGGGCCACGGCACGCGACACCGCGGTGCGTTTCGGCGGTGCCGCCGAACTGCTGGCCGCCCTGCGGTCCTGGCTCGCGCCCACGGCGGACTCCGAGCCACAAGACAGCGCCCGCAGCGGCACGCTCGATTTCCTGCTGCGGCGCATGCGGCACAAGAGCGATTTCCCGGCCTTGTCCGACTCCATCGGCCGCATCCAGCGCATTGCCAATTCGGAGCACGAGAGCCTCAACAGCCTGGCCAACGAGGTGTTGAAGGACGTGGCGCTGACCCACAAGCTGCTGCGGCTGGTCAACTCGGCGCATTTCGGCGGTGCGGGGGGCGGCTCGATCAGCACGGTGTCGCGGGCGGCCGCGCTCATCGGCTTTGCCGGCATTCGCAACCTGGCGCTGTCGCTGATCCTGCTGGAGCACATGCAGGACAAGGCCCATGCCGCCGGGCTGAAGGAAGATTTCCTGCGCGGCATGATGGCCGGTACGCTGGCGGCCGAGCTGTGCGCCGGCGGGCGCGATGCCGAGGAGGCGTTCATCGGCGGCCTGTTCCAGAACCTCGGCCGCACGCTGACCCGGTTCTACTTTCCCGAGGAGGCGGAACAGATCCGCCGTCTGGTGGAGTCGCCCGAGGGCGAGTCGATGGACGAGGAGCGGGCCGCGAGGGCGGTGCTCGGCATCGGCCTGGAGGACCTGGGGATAGGTGTCGCGCGCTCCTGGGGCCTGCCCGAGAGCCTGCAGCGCTGCATGCGCAAGCTGCTGCCGGGGGCACCGGTGAAGCGGCCCGAGCATGCGGCGGAGCAATTGCGCCTGCTGGCTTGTGCCGCCAACGAGGTGGCCGAGATGCTGCTGCAGACTCCGAGCACCGGGCATGCGTCGAAGGTCGAGCAGCTGTCGCAACGCTTTGCGCCGGCGCTGGGCCTCGGCGCGCGCGAGCTGCAGGAGGCCGTGCAACGCGCGCGCAACCGCATGGCCGAGATCGTCACTGCGCTGCAGCTCAGCCCACGGGCCGGCAGCCCGGCCGCACGCTTGCTGCAGACGGGCCCCGTGGCCACAGGTGCTGCTGTCGATGCCGATACCCTGTCGCCGCACCAGCTCGACACGCTCGTGCAGGCCCAGGCCGCCCAACCGGTGGAGGCCGCCGTGCGCAGTGCAGCCGACGATGCGGCGCATACGCTGGCGGCTGGCATCCAGGACATCAGCAACACGCTGGTCGAGAACTTCAAGCTCAACGAGGTGTTGCGCATGATTCTCGAGACGATGTACCGGGCGCACGGCTTTCAGCGCGTGATCTTCTGCCTGCGCGACGCGCGCAGCGGGGCCCTGACCGGCCGGTTCGGCCTCGGGGTCGATGCAGAGCGGGTGGCTGGTCGCTTTCGGCTGCAGGTGACCGGGGCCGCGGACCTGTTCGCTGCCGTGTGCGCGAAAGGGGCCGACACCTTGATCAGTGACGCCTCGGCAGCCAACATCGCAAACCGCCTGCCCGCCTGGTATCGCAGCGAGGTCAACGCGCCCACCTTCCTGCTGCTGCCGCTGGTGTTGCGCAATGCGCCCCTGGGCCTGATTTATGCCGACAAGGCGAATGCCGGCGCCATCGCCATCAGCGACCGCGAGCTGTCCTTGCTGCGCACACTGCGCAATCAGGCCGTCATGGCCTTCAAGCAGGCCGTTTGA
- the trxA gene encoding thioredoxin TrxA yields MSSDLIKHISDASFDADVLQAGKPVLVDYWAEWCGPCKMIAPILDEVAKDYGDRLSIAKMNVDENREVPAKFGIRGIPTLMLFKDGQLAATKVGALSKAQLTSFLDGHL; encoded by the coding sequence ATGAGCAGCGATCTGATTAAACACATCTCCGACGCGTCCTTCGACGCCGACGTGCTGCAGGCGGGCAAGCCTGTGCTGGTGGACTACTGGGCCGAATGGTGCGGGCCTTGCAAGATGATCGCCCCCATCCTCGACGAAGTCGCCAAGGATTACGGCGACCGTCTCTCCATCGCCAAGATGAATGTCGACGAGAACCGGGAAGTGCCCGCCAAGTTCGGCATTCGTGGCATCCCGACCCTGATGTTGTTCAAGGACGGCCAGCTGGCCGCCACCAAGGTGGGCGCCCTGTCGAAAGCCCAGTTGACGTCTTTCCTCGACGGTCATCTATAA
- the rho gene encoding transcription termination factor Rho, whose amino-acid sequence MQLSELKVLHVSELIKMAESLEIENTSRMRKQELMFAIMKRRAKQGEQIFGDGVLEVLPDGFGFLRSPETSYLASTDDIYLSPSQIRRFNLHTGDAIEGEVRVPKDGERYFALVKVDRVNGLTPEENKHKIMFENLTPLFPKEQFKLEREIRSEENITGRIVDLIAPIGKGQRALLVAPPKSGKTVMMQHLAHAITANHPDVYLIVLLVDERPEEVTEMQRTVRGEVISSTFDEPAARHVQVAEMVIERAKRLVELRKDVVILLDSITRLARAYNNVLPSSGKVLTGGVDANALQRPKRFFGAARNIEEGGSLTIIGTALVDTGSRMDEVIYEEFKGTGNCEIHLDRRMAEKRVYPSILLNKSGTRREELLLKPEILQKTWILRKLLYPMDEVAAMEFILDKMKATKTNLDFFDMMRRGG is encoded by the coding sequence ATGCAACTATCCGAACTGAAAGTCCTCCACGTCTCGGAACTCATCAAGATGGCCGAGTCGCTGGAGATCGAGAACACCAGCCGCATGCGCAAGCAGGAGCTGATGTTCGCGATCATGAAGCGGCGCGCCAAGCAGGGCGAGCAGATCTTCGGCGATGGCGTGCTGGAGGTGCTGCCCGACGGCTTCGGCTTCCTGCGCTCGCCCGAGACCAGCTACCTCGCGAGCACCGACGACATCTACCTGTCGCCCAGCCAGATCCGCCGCTTCAACCTGCACACCGGCGACGCCATCGAAGGTGAAGTGCGGGTGCCGAAGGACGGCGAGCGCTACTTCGCCCTCGTGAAGGTCGACCGTGTCAACGGCCTGACCCCGGAGGAGAACAAGCACAAGATCATGTTCGAGAACTTGACGCCGCTCTTTCCGAAAGAGCAGTTCAAGCTCGAGCGCGAGATCCGCTCCGAAGAGAACATCACCGGCCGCATCGTCGACCTGATCGCCCCTATCGGCAAAGGCCAGCGCGCCCTCCTGGTGGCGCCACCCAAGAGCGGCAAGACGGTGATGATGCAGCACCTGGCGCATGCCATCACCGCCAACCACCCGGACGTCTACCTCATCGTGCTGCTCGTCGATGAGCGCCCCGAGGAAGTGACCGAGATGCAGCGCACCGTGCGCGGCGAAGTCATCAGCTCCACCTTCGATGAGCCGGCCGCCCGCCATGTGCAGGTGGCCGAGATGGTGATCGAGCGCGCCAAGCGCCTGGTCGAGCTGCGCAAGGACGTGGTGATCCTGCTCGACTCCATCACCCGCCTGGCGCGCGCCTACAACAACGTGCTGCCCTCCTCCGGCAAGGTGCTGACCGGCGGTGTCGACGCCAACGCGCTGCAGCGCCCGAAGCGCTTCTTCGGTGCCGCCCGCAACATCGAGGAAGGCGGTTCGCTGACCATCATCGGCACGGCGCTGGTCGATACCGGCAGCCGCATGGACGAGGTGATCTACGAAGAGTTCAAGGGCACCGGCAATTGCGAAATCCATTTGGATCGCCGCATGGCCGAGAAGCGGGTCTACCCGTCCATCCTGCTGAACAAGTCGGGCACCCGGCGCGAAGAGCTGCTGCTGAAGCCCGAGATCCTCCAGAAGACGTGGATCCTGCGCAAGCTGCTCTACCCGATGGACGAAGTCGCGGCGATGGAGTTCATCCTCGACAAGATGAAGGCGACGAAGACCAACCTGGACTTCTTCGACATGATGCGCCGCGGCGGTTGA
- a CDS encoding type B 50S ribosomal protein L31: MKEGIHPNYREVCFVDLSNGFKFVTRSCAQTKETIKMEDGRELPLFKLETTSESHPFYTGTQKSVDSLGGRVEKFRNKFARVGIKK; this comes from the coding sequence ATGAAAGAAGGCATCCACCCCAACTACCGCGAAGTCTGCTTCGTGGACCTGTCCAACGGCTTCAAGTTCGTGACCCGTTCTTGCGCCCAGACCAAGGAAACCATCAAGATGGAAGACGGTCGGGAACTGCCGCTGTTCAAGCTGGAAACCACCAGCGAATCGCACCCCTTCTACACCGGCACGCAAAAGAGCGTGGACTCCCTCGGCGGCCGTGTCGAGAAGTTCCGCAACAAGTTCGCCCGGGTGGGCATCAAGAAGTAA
- a CDS encoding MATE family efflux transporter, with translation MTVLRRIARDAGAILVGQLATIGFGVADTIMAGRYASEDLAALSIGSALYISIYVGATGIVQALIPIVGHHHGAKDNLQVGEAFRQTVWLALILSVPGLLLMRWPDALLSLAGAPPGLTDRARDYLGWLAWSLPLGLLFRCYTGLNQGISKPLMVTVLQLGALLVKVPLNAWFIFGGAGLPAQGAVGCGMASLVISAGLLLVGLLMLLRHPVYRPFQLWTGWHGPRWVVQKELLRLGLPSGASYFVEVTAFTLMAIFIARFGTIAVAGHQIVANLAAVMYMLPLSIAIATGAQVSQLRGAGQAAAAARAGWQGIGLAVSLSVLMGGMMYLCRAPLVELYSTDAAVQAAAAGLFIYIALYQLFDATQVTCAFALRSFRVAALPAVVYVVALWGFGLGGGYALGFNLGGQVPAALHAASGFWCANAGALAVVAAVLVLLFGAVARREAQRAPTA, from the coding sequence ATGACAGTGTTGCGGCGCATCGCCCGCGATGCGGGCGCGATCCTGGTCGGCCAGCTGGCCACCATCGGCTTCGGGGTGGCCGACACCATCATGGCCGGGCGCTATGCCAGTGAAGACCTGGCGGCACTGTCCATCGGCTCGGCGCTCTACATCAGCATCTATGTCGGCGCCACCGGCATCGTGCAGGCCCTCATTCCCATCGTCGGCCATCACCATGGCGCGAAGGACAACCTGCAGGTCGGCGAAGCGTTTCGCCAGACCGTCTGGCTGGCCTTGATCCTGTCGGTGCCGGGCCTGCTGCTGATGCGCTGGCCCGACGCGCTGCTCAGCCTTGCCGGCGCCCCACCGGGGCTGACCGACCGGGCCCGCGACTACCTCGGCTGGCTGGCCTGGAGCCTGCCGCTGGGCTTGCTGTTCCGCTGTTACACCGGCTTGAACCAGGGCATCTCCAAGCCACTGATGGTGACGGTGCTGCAGCTCGGCGCCTTGCTGGTCAAGGTGCCGCTGAACGCCTGGTTCATCTTCGGCGGCGCCGGCTTGCCGGCACAAGGCGCGGTGGGCTGCGGGATGGCTTCGCTGGTCATCAGCGCCGGCCTGCTGCTGGTGGGCCTGCTGATGTTGCTGCGCCATCCGGTCTACCGCCCGTTCCAGCTCTGGACCGGCTGGCACGGCCCGCGCTGGGTCGTGCAAAAGGAGCTGCTGCGCCTAGGCCTGCCGAGTGGGGCCAGCTACTTCGTCGAAGTCACCGCCTTCACGCTGATGGCGATCTTTATTGCCCGCTTCGGCACCATCGCGGTGGCGGGGCACCAGATCGTCGCCAACCTCGCCGCGGTGATGTACATGCTGCCGCTGTCCATCGCGATCGCCACCGGCGCCCAGGTGTCGCAGCTGCGCGGCGCGGGCCAGGCCGCCGCCGCTGCTCGCGCCGGCTGGCAAGGCATCGGGCTGGCGGTGTCGCTGTCGGTGCTGATGGGCGGCATGATGTACCTGTGCCGCGCTCCGCTGGTGGAGCTCTACAGCACCGATGCGGCGGTACAGGCGGCGGCGGCCGGGCTGTTCATCTACATCGCCCTGTACCAGCTGTTCGACGCCACCCAGGTGACCTGCGCCTTTGCACTGCGCTCCTTCCGCGTGGCGGCGCTGCCGGCCGTGGTCTACGTGGTCGCGCTGTGGGGTTTCGGCCTGGGCGGCGGCTATGCGCTCGGCTTCAACCTGGGCGGCCAGGTGCCGGCGGCCCTGCATGCCGCCAGCGGCTTCTGGTGCGCCAATGCCGGCGCGCTCGCGGTGGTGGCAGCGGTGCTGGTGCTGCTGTTCGGCGCGGTGGCCCGCCGGGAAGCTCAGCGCGCGCCCACCGCCTGA
- the phoR gene encoding phosphate regulon sensor histidine kinase PhoR, producing the protein MSWFLPRVLAYVVMMLGGGLLGRIAGTPFHMSTSGMVVGAGMGVALAVLFDGLRGRRLLVWLRGSLQGPAPRDTGFWGELGYRVERAVRSREMVAVQEKARLAQFLSGIEASPNGVMLLNANDQIDWCNHLAAEHFGLDPVRDRSQHLTNLVRAPSFVAYLRARQFEQPVVFPSPGGRGTLSVLIRGYGDGLKLVLSQDITERERAETMRRDFVANVSHEMRTPLTVLSGFIETLVNLPLTEVERKRVLSLMGQQTARMQTLVSDLLTLAQLEGSPRPPSDRWVDVDKLMQHAEGDARTLSRERHQLVFESLAPAQLAGAEGELLSALTNLVTNAIRYTPDGGRVEVRWQPRADGSAEFIVKDSGIGIEKEHLPRLTERFYRVDGSRSRETGGTGLGLSIVKHVIQRHGGELDVQSEPGKGSEFRLIFPSLRVRVGQAAPVPVPQAVGAR; encoded by the coding sequence ATGAGCTGGTTCCTGCCGAGGGTCCTGGCCTATGTGGTGATGATGTTGGGAGGCGGCCTGCTTGGCCGCATCGCCGGTACGCCTTTTCACATGTCGACCTCGGGCATGGTGGTGGGCGCTGGAATGGGCGTGGCGCTGGCGGTGCTGTTCGACGGCCTGCGCGGCCGGCGCCTGCTGGTGTGGTTGCGTGGCTCGCTGCAGGGGCCGGCCCCGCGCGACACGGGCTTCTGGGGTGAACTGGGCTATCGCGTCGAGCGGGCGGTGCGCAGCCGTGAGATGGTGGCGGTGCAGGAGAAGGCCCGGCTGGCGCAATTCCTGTCGGGCATCGAGGCCTCGCCCAACGGTGTGATGCTCTTGAACGCCAACGACCAGATCGACTGGTGCAACCACCTGGCTGCCGAGCACTTCGGGCTCGACCCGGTGCGTGACCGCAGCCAGCACCTGACCAACCTGGTGCGGGCGCCCAGCTTCGTGGCGTATCTGCGGGCGCGGCAGTTCGAGCAGCCGGTGGTGTTCCCCAGTCCGGGCGGGCGAGGCACGCTGTCGGTGCTGATCCGCGGCTACGGCGACGGGCTCAAGCTGGTGCTCTCGCAAGACATCACCGAGCGCGAACGGGCCGAGACCATGCGGCGTGACTTCGTCGCCAATGTCTCGCACGAGATGCGCACGCCGCTGACGGTGCTGTCCGGCTTCATCGAGACGCTGGTGAACCTGCCCCTCACCGAGGTCGAGCGCAAGCGCGTGCTGAGCCTGATGGGGCAGCAGACGGCGCGCATGCAGACCCTGGTGAGCGACCTGCTCACACTGGCCCAGCTCGAGGGCAGCCCGCGGCCGCCTTCGGACCGCTGGGTCGACGTGGACAAGCTGATGCAGCATGCCGAAGGTGACGCCCGCACGCTGTCGCGCGAGCGCCACCAGCTCGTCTTCGAGAGCCTGGCGCCGGCCCAGCTCGCGGGCGCCGAGGGTGAGCTGCTGAGTGCGCTGACGAACCTGGTGACCAACGCGATCCGCTACACCCCGGACGGAGGACGCGTGGAGGTGCGCTGGCAGCCGCGCGCTGACGGCAGCGCGGAGTTCATCGTGAAGGACAGCGGCATCGGCATCGAGAAGGAGCACCTGCCGCGGCTGACCGAGCGCTTCTATCGGGTGGACGGCAGCCGTTCCCGCGAGACGGGCGGCACCGGGCTGGGCCTGTCCATCGTCAAGCACGTGATCCAGCGCCACGGCGGCGAGCTGGATGTGCAGAGCGAACCGGGCAAGGGCTCGGAGTTCCGCCTCATCTTCCCGTCGTTGCGGGTGAGGGTGGGGCAGGCGGCGCCGGTGCCGGTGCCTCAGGCGGTGGGCGCGCGCTGA